Below is a genomic region from Polluticoccus soli.
AAACCTTACGGAGAAGAACATGAAACTATCTGGGAGGGATTAGAGATCCTCCCCTACTACATCGTTCCGCATTACAGGTCAGACCATTTTGAATCACCACTGGCCGAGAAAGTAGTACAGTACTACATCGACCACAAGATGCTGTTCAAAGCCCTGCACGATGGCGAGGTGGTTATTATCAAATAACTAAGCAAAACGCGGGTGGTATTTCTCCAGCGTTTGCCGCAGGTAGCTGCGATCAAGGTGCGTATATATCTCGGTAGTGGTAATACTCTTGTGCCCCAGCATCTCTTGCACAGCACGTAAGTCGGCACCAGCTTCTACCAGGTGCGTAGCAAATGAATGGCGTAGCGTGTGCGGGTGAATGTTTTTCTTGATGCCACACTTAGCAGTCAGGTCTTTCAATATCATGAACACCATGACCCGCGAAAGCTTGCTGCCCCTGCGGTTAAGAAAGAGTATATCTTCCTGCCCCTGCTTTATCGGCATATGAGGGCGTACGTGGTCTTTATAAAGCTTCACCTGCGTCGCAGCACTATCGCCAATAGGTACCAGGCGTTCTTTATTACCCTTACCTACTACGCGCACGAAACCAATGTCGAGGTAAAGGCTGGAAATAGTGAGGCCGACCAGTTCACTCACACGCAATCCGCAGCTATACATAGTTTCCAACATA
It encodes:
- the xerD gene encoding site-specific tyrosine recombinase XerD; translated protein: MWDAYLKGFKAYLQLERSLSDNTVEAYLHDVALLGGFVADNYSGLGVDAIELKHLQALTEHINKLELSAGTQARVISGIKAFYRYLSLEEVVKQDPTMLLEAPKLKRALPSFLSIDEIEQLFTVIDHSTPDGQRNRAMLETMYSCGLRVSELVGLTISSLYLDIGFVRVVGKGNKERLVPIGDSAATQVKLYKDHVRPHMPIKQGQEDILFLNRRGSKLSRVMVFMILKDLTAKCGIKKNIHPHTLRHSFATHLVEAGADLRAVQEMLGHKSITTTEIYTHLDRSYLRQTLEKYHPRFA